In Nostoc piscinale CENA21, the genomic stretch ACAGGCGGGTTTCTTGCAGAAGATTTATGTCGAATTATTCTGCAACTCCAGCGCACTAAGAAAGACATTAACTTTGCGATCATTGATGCCGATACTGTCGAACTCAAGAATATCAGCCGCCAAAATTATCAACAAGCTGAAATTGGTCTACCAAAGGCAGAAACACTGGCTGCAAGATGCAGTGCCAAGTATGGAATAGAGATTACAGCCGTTTGCGACTGGTTTGAAGAAGACATGATTCGCACGGCCAGTTGGTGGAATACCCTAACGGTAATTATTGGCTGTGTAGATAACAGCGCCGCCAGGAGCAAAATTCACTCTGTTCTTAAAATCAACAGTGCAAATGAGCCAGCATCTCTATTTTGGCTGGATTGCGGAAACAGCAACTACTCTGGACAAGTAGTAATTGGAACGCACTCTAATTTTGATATAGTCCAAGCTTCCAATAACCCAGACAAACCTCAATTCTGGTTGCATCTTCCCTCCCCGGTGCTGGTTCACCCAGAACTGCTAGTTCCTCAGCCGGAAGAACTTAGCGACAACAACCTTTCATGTGCAGAAATCCAAGCACGGAATTATCAATCACTATTCGTCAATAAAATGACGAGTGCGATCGCAGCCCAGTATTTACTAGAATTAACCCTCACTGGGGGGTTGAAAAAGTTCGCCAGTTATTTTGACCTCAAAGCAATGTCAACTAGAAGTTTATACACAAGCATTGACCAACTCAAAAAATACTATATTCCACAGCCAAATTACCACAAATAGCTTACGCAAATATATCCCAAAAACTAAATTTGGGATATATTTTTATGAATCGTTTTAATTACAAAACACTTGAACTAGTTGAACAGAATCCAGAATGTTTATCAACAATAAGTTATCGTAATTTAACGGTTAAAAGTGAATCTGAAGTTGTTGGTGCTCAGTTTCACCTCATTATGCAACAAATTGGGTTAGGGCTACCAGTCGAAGCTTTATTGAAGGCATACCCTCAAATTAATAACTGGGTCGATAAGGTAAAACCTTTTCTAAATATTCCTGGCA encodes the following:
- a CDS encoding ThiF family adenylyltransferase, yielding MLELTTYQQALPVLPRNHTRINFVLVGVGGTGGFLAEDLCRIILQLQRTKKDINFAIIDADTVELKNISRQNYQQAEIGLPKAETLAARCSAKYGIEITAVCDWFEEDMIRTASWWNTLTVIIGCVDNSAARSKIHSVLKINSANEPASLFWLDCGNSNYSGQVVIGTHSNFDIVQASNNPDKPQFWLHLPSPVLVHPELLVPQPEELSDNNLSCAEIQARNYQSLFVNKMTSAIAAQYLLELTLTGGLKKFASYFDLKAMSTRSLYTSIDQLKKYYIPQPNYHK